In the Leptospira sp. WS4.C2 genome, one interval contains:
- the ccrA gene encoding crotonyl-CoA carboxylase/reductase has product MSNVEIVPIGELPPIGVVPKKMHAQVIRPERYGEPKTSFQAEVIDVPEIGPNEVLVATMAAGVNYNNVWAALGYPVDVIAARNKKGEPEKFHIGGSDASGIVYKVGAEVKNVKVGDEVVVHCAMWDPKDPWVLSGKDPMYAPSQIIWGYESNWGSFAQFCKVQDHQCLPRPQHLTWEASAAYMLVAATAYRMLHHWKPNDVKPGDVALIWGGAGGLGAMAIQIVKAAGGVPIAVVSSDDKIDFCKNLGAAGVINRNKFKHWGALTSDINKPEAFVEWTKQAREFGKAIWDIAGKGKNPQIVFEHPGETTLPTSVFVCETGGMVVICAGTTGFNATADLRYLWMRQKRLQGSHFANDDNCRDLNQLVIDKKVDPVLAETYSFEQTGECHQLMRENKHPSGNMSILVGAKTTGLGKK; this is encoded by the coding sequence ATGAGCAACGTAGAAATCGTACCAATAGGGGAACTTCCTCCTATTGGAGTTGTGCCCAAAAAAATGCACGCGCAGGTCATTCGCCCGGAACGTTACGGCGAACCGAAAACTTCTTTCCAAGCAGAAGTCATTGATGTTCCGGAGATCGGTCCGAACGAAGTTCTCGTGGCCACTATGGCTGCTGGAGTTAACTATAACAACGTTTGGGCAGCCCTTGGGTATCCGGTTGATGTAATCGCAGCTCGTAATAAAAAAGGCGAACCAGAAAAATTCCATATTGGTGGATCTGATGCCTCCGGTATTGTCTATAAAGTTGGTGCAGAAGTTAAGAATGTAAAAGTGGGTGACGAGGTTGTTGTCCATTGTGCTATGTGGGATCCAAAAGATCCATGGGTTCTTTCTGGAAAAGATCCAATGTATGCACCTTCCCAAATCATTTGGGGATATGAATCCAATTGGGGATCCTTTGCACAATTTTGCAAAGTGCAAGACCACCAGTGCCTTCCTCGTCCACAACACCTAACTTGGGAAGCATCCGCAGCTTATATGTTAGTTGCTGCTACCGCTTATAGAATGTTACACCACTGGAAACCGAATGATGTAAAACCAGGTGATGTTGCACTGATTTGGGGTGGAGCCGGTGGACTTGGTGCTATGGCGATTCAAATTGTAAAAGCAGCAGGTGGGGTTCCGATCGCTGTTGTTTCTTCCGATGACAAAATTGATTTTTGTAAAAACTTAGGTGCTGCTGGTGTGATCAACCGTAACAAGTTTAAACATTGGGGAGCTCTTACTTCTGATATCAACAAACCAGAAGCATTTGTGGAATGGACCAAACAAGCACGTGAATTTGGAAAAGCGATTTGGGACATTGCTGGTAAAGGCAAAAACCCACAGATCGTTTTTGAACATCCAGGCGAAACGACTCTTCCTACTTCTGTATTTGTTTGTGAAACAGGTGGTATGGTTGTGATTTGTGCGGGAACCACTGGTTTCAATGCAACAGCTGATCTGCGTTATCTGTGGATGAGACAAAAACGTCTACAAGGTTCACACTTCGCAAACGACGATAATTGCCGTGATTTGAACCAACTTGTGATCGATAAAAAAGTGGATCCAGTTTTGGCAGAAACATACAGTTTTGAACAAACCGGTGAATGCCACCAGTTGATGCGCGAAAACAAACACCCATCAGGAAACATGTCAATCCTCGTTGGTGCAAAAACTACAGGTCTTGGGAAGAAGTAA
- a CDS encoding MbnH family di-heme enzyme produces the protein MQSYSFPFITLFSFLFGCNVLPFQKKENNQDMLLAALGILANASDWVWDLPPGFPVPNVPSDNPMSKSKVELGRHLFYEKSLSGNETMSCASCHFQSLAFADGKDFPTGITSDAHPRNAQHLSNVAYMPRLTWSNPKMTSLEIQARAPMFGESPIELGLSSNSFLDKLKSKSIYQTLFRNAFGNADAAVNEQNVRFALASFQRSMISGNSKFDQYNFRNNKSALTASEIRGLNLFNGEVAECFHCHGGFNFTDTSFHGGATEEFFYHSNGIHNDAYYAGVPSNKRGLFDLTGVASDTGKFRAPSLRNIGVTYPYMHDGIFMCADANNPDKAAGAAAGKTKVDCARDALTQVVDHYRSGGQAHSAKDTTLIKTFTITNSQRDDMVNFLLALTDEEFLTNPKFASPF, from the coding sequence ATGCAGTCATATAGTTTTCCTTTCATCACTCTTTTTAGTTTTCTTTTTGGATGTAATGTTTTGCCATTCCAAAAAAAAGAAAACAACCAAGATATGTTACTCGCAGCTCTTGGAATTTTAGCCAATGCTTCCGATTGGGTTTGGGATTTGCCTCCTGGTTTTCCAGTACCGAATGTTCCTTCAGACAACCCAATGTCAAAATCTAAGGTCGAACTCGGCAGACATTTGTTTTACGAAAAGTCACTTTCGGGAAATGAAACGATGTCATGTGCTAGTTGTCATTTTCAATCTTTGGCATTTGCAGATGGAAAGGATTTTCCAACTGGGATCACGAGCGATGCTCATCCCAGAAATGCACAACATCTATCGAATGTGGCTTATATGCCGAGACTCACTTGGAGTAATCCCAAAATGACGAGTTTGGAAATTCAGGCTCGTGCTCCTATGTTTGGAGAAAGTCCAATTGAACTTGGTTTGTCTTCCAATTCCTTTCTTGATAAACTAAAATCAAAATCTATTTATCAGACTCTTTTTCGAAATGCATTTGGTAATGCTGATGCTGCTGTTAATGAACAAAATGTGAGATTTGCCTTAGCGAGTTTTCAAAGATCAATGATTTCAGGAAATTCTAAGTTTGATCAGTACAATTTTAGAAACAATAAATCTGCCCTCACTGCTTCCGAAATTCGCGGTCTTAACCTATTTAATGGAGAAGTAGCAGAATGTTTTCATTGTCATGGTGGATTTAATTTTACGGACACTTCCTTTCACGGTGGGGCTACAGAAGAATTCTTTTATCATAGCAATGGAATCCACAATGATGCATACTACGCCGGTGTTCCAAGCAACAAACGAGGGTTATTTGATTTAACTGGTGTCGCATCTGATACTGGAAAATTCAGAGCACCGTCCCTACGTAATATTGGAGTCACCTATCCTTATATGCATGATGGGATCTTTATGTGTGCGGACGCAAATAATCCAGATAAAGCTGCTGGTGCGGCTGCCGGGAAAACAAAAGTTGATTGTGCCAGAGATGCACTCACACAAGTGGTGGATCATTACCGTTCTGGTGGTCAAGCGCATAGTGCCAAGGATACTACACTAATAAAAACATTTACGATAACAAATTCACAACGAGACGATATGGTGAATTTTCTATTGGCACTTACAGATGAAGAGTTTTTGACCAATCCGAAGTTTGCGAGTCCCTTTTGA
- a CDS encoding peptidylprolyl isomerase, translated as MNMSKTISKGMVVGFSYHLKNAQGETLDQSDEPLLYLHGWQNIIPGLEKELEGLVNGDSKNVTVPPEDGYGTYNEELIFQVPKTELPPDAELEVGMEFQTDTPEGRMVLYLQEVRDAEVILNGNHPLAGETLHFAVTIKSIREATEEELQHGHVHGPGGHHHH; from the coding sequence ATGAATATGTCAAAAACCATCAGCAAAGGAATGGTTGTAGGATTTTCCTATCACCTAAAGAACGCCCAGGGAGAAACTCTGGACCAATCAGACGAACCGTTATTATACCTCCACGGCTGGCAAAATATCATCCCCGGTTTGGAAAAAGAGCTAGAAGGATTAGTGAACGGCGATTCTAAAAATGTAACTGTACCACCTGAAGATGGTTATGGGACATATAACGAAGAACTTATTTTTCAAGTTCCCAAAACAGAACTTCCACCAGATGCCGAGTTAGAAGTGGGAATGGAATTCCAAACGGATACCCCAGAAGGTAGAATGGTTCTATATCTTCAAGAAGTTAGGGATGCCGAAGTCATTCTGAACGGCAATCATCCGTTAGCTGGAGAGACTCTCCACTTTGCGGTGACAATTAAGTCCATTCGCGAAGCGACTGAAGAAGAATTACAACATGGTCACGTGCACGGTCCAGGCGGACACCACCACCATTAA
- a CDS encoding Na/Pi cotransporter family protein, with the protein MNWSLLIQVLGGLGIFIYGMKLLSESLQRVAGDRLRSFLSSMTRNRVSAVFSGLFITSTIQSSSATTVLVVGFVNAGLISLAQAIGVIMGANIGTTITAWIVSFLGFKFNIATFALPAVAAGVILNFSRKESRSGWGSFLIGFGFLFLGLDYLKTAVPDSAKDPESFLFLQQYTNMGFNTILLFVLIGALLTIVIQSSSASTTITITLAFSGYIPIDAAYGMILGENIGTTITANLAAIPGNRNAKKAALAHTMFNVFGVLWALLFFKMFTGIVDDLIPGDPLTDKESTRFHISLFHTMFNITNTLVLIWFVNTITKVVSAIVDGLASKSGKEKDSIRLLQAGSVKTTELAMVELIEFTKKIIRDTYDFLRLTEQILLQPYDAARVLQVLKKEEELDQVRTEVLTYLNQVQETGITGNYAKDVLGIMERVKAVEEMGDNFASIARKMRKSHRQKVSLDKTFGNSVKEQMDLLKHHYDILLVNLEQSETFDILGNPQIRNQSREYRFQMIRSIKKNDSKVKKKKYQKKENLMPALLYRDISRNLDNISRLLNAAIYADV; encoded by the coding sequence ATGAATTGGTCACTACTCATTCAGGTTTTAGGCGGACTCGGGATTTTCATCTATGGGATGAAATTACTAAGTGAGTCCTTACAACGCGTGGCGGGAGATCGGCTTCGTTCCTTTCTTTCGTCGATGACGAGAAATAGAGTGTCCGCTGTTTTTAGCGGACTTTTTATTACATCTACAATACAATCCAGTTCGGCAACCACCGTTCTTGTGGTTGGATTTGTAAATGCCGGTTTAATTTCACTCGCCCAAGCCATCGGTGTCATCATGGGGGCCAATATTGGAACCACCATCACCGCATGGATTGTATCTTTTTTAGGTTTTAAGTTCAACATCGCAACCTTCGCCTTACCTGCTGTTGCCGCAGGGGTGATCTTAAATTTTTCAAGAAAAGAAAGCAGGTCCGGTTGGGGAAGTTTCCTCATCGGGTTTGGATTTTTATTTTTAGGATTGGATTATTTAAAAACTGCCGTTCCTGATAGCGCAAAGGATCCTGAAAGTTTTCTATTTTTGCAACAGTACACAAATATGGGATTCAATACCATATTGTTATTCGTTTTGATTGGAGCCTTATTAACGATTGTCATTCAATCTTCTTCTGCTTCCACAACCATTACCATCACACTCGCCTTCTCAGGTTATATACCAATTGATGCCGCTTATGGTATGATCCTTGGTGAAAACATTGGAACTACCATCACAGCAAACCTTGCCGCCATTCCGGGAAACCGAAATGCCAAAAAGGCTGCCTTGGCGCACACGATGTTCAATGTGTTCGGAGTCTTATGGGCCTTACTTTTCTTTAAGATGTTTACGGGAATTGTAGATGACTTAATTCCTGGGGATCCACTAACAGATAAAGAATCCACAAGATTCCATATCTCTCTTTTCCATACGATGTTTAATATCACAAATACTCTCGTTCTCATTTGGTTTGTGAATACAATCACCAAAGTGGTGAGTGCCATTGTGGATGGACTTGCATCCAAGTCTGGAAAAGAAAAAGATTCGATTCGTCTTTTGCAAGCTGGCTCTGTAAAAACTACCGAACTTGCAATGGTAGAACTGATTGAGTTCACTAAAAAAATCATTCGTGATACTTATGACTTCCTTCGTTTAACAGAACAAATTTTATTACAACCTTACGATGCCGCGCGTGTTCTTCAGGTTTTAAAAAAAGAAGAAGAGTTAGACCAAGTTCGAACTGAAGTCCTTACTTACCTAAATCAAGTCCAAGAGACCGGTATTACTGGAAACTATGCGAAAGATGTTTTAGGAATTATGGAAAGGGTGAAGGCAGTGGAAGAGATGGGTGATAACTTTGCATCGATTGCAAGAAAGATGCGAAAATCACACCGACAAAAGGTATCTCTGGACAAAACGTTCGGAAATTCTGTAAAAGAACAAATGGATTTACTCAAACACCACTACGATATTTTGCTAGTGAACTTGGAACAAAGTGAAACATTCGATATCCTTGGTAATCCACAGATTCGTAACCAAAGTCGTGAGTACCGTTTCCAAATGATTCGTTCCATTAAAAAGAACGATTCTAAAGTGAAGAAGAAAAAGTATCAGAAAAAAGAGAATTTGATGCCGGCTCTACTTTATCGCGATATTTCTCGTAACTTGGACAATATTTCCAGACTATTAAATGCGGCAATTTATGCGGACGTTTAG
- a CDS encoding MbnP family copper-binding protein, translating to MNIFKKFFIFLSVLGVVSCDPNSKSDENQTLALLALAIPQAVNLNFEALANGQTLVTGSNITADSRTVQFRDFRLYISEVKLVKADGTTVDVTLSTDNVWQSNGVALVDLETTQTTETNTKVTGTAPAGSYTGVQFSVGVPEALNHLDRTNQAAPLNNGAMYWSWTGGYKHSKIEFTYNGTDWTSLHVGSTTCSGAPNYGNCSKKFRASIQLTGQFNSNNQKVSFDVDKLLNGHTYGAMGMCMPGTGAPCDTLVQAFGLNISSGAVDSSITQRVFSLK from the coding sequence ATGAACATATTTAAGAAGTTTTTTATTTTCCTTTCGGTATTAGGAGTTGTTTCCTGTGATCCGAATTCCAAATCAGATGAAAACCAAACATTGGCTTTGTTGGCCTTGGCCATTCCACAAGCTGTGAATCTAAACTTTGAAGCGCTTGCCAATGGGCAAACATTAGTCACCGGCTCAAATATCACTGCGGATAGCCGAACCGTTCAATTTCGCGACTTTAGATTGTATATATCCGAAGTGAAATTAGTGAAAGCAGATGGAACAACCGTAGATGTGACTTTGTCTACTGACAATGTTTGGCAATCCAATGGAGTGGCACTTGTAGATTTAGAAACAACTCAGACAACAGAAACAAATACAAAGGTGACTGGTACGGCACCTGCGGGAAGTTATACTGGGGTACAATTTTCAGTAGGTGTTCCTGAGGCTTTGAACCATTTAGATCGGACTAATCAAGCAGCCCCTTTAAACAATGGAGCCATGTATTGGTCCTGGACGGGTGGATACAAACATTCCAAAATAGAGTTTACTTATAATGGAACAGATTGGACCAGCTTACATGTCGGCTCTACAACTTGTAGCGGGGCACCTAACTATGGAAATTGTTCTAAAAAGTTTAGAGCATCAATCCAACTGACTGGCCAATTCAATTCAAATAATCAAAAGGTTTCTTTTGATGTAGATAAGTTACTAAACGGACATACGTATGGTGCTATGGGTATGTGTATGCCGGGAACCGGGGCACCTTGCGATACTTTAGTCCAAGCTTTTGGATTGAATATTAGTAGTGGAGCAGTTGATAGTTCTATCACACAACGAGTGTTTAGTCTCAAATAA
- a CDS encoding VOC family protein: MFPRINLITLGVSNLQRSIDFYEKGLGWKRSEESNDSVAFFQIGAVVFGLFGEEDLAKDIGIPFQKRQEFSGITLAQNLSSEVEVDSVIDKVRKLGAKILKEPQKVFWGGYSAYFQDPDGHIFEVAYNPFFPLNQKGEIVLNK; encoded by the coding sequence ATGTTTCCAAGAATCAATTTAATCACCTTAGGAGTCTCCAATTTACAACGTTCCATCGACTTTTACGAAAAAGGTCTGGGTTGGAAACGATCTGAAGAAAGTAACGATAGTGTTGCTTTTTTTCAAATTGGCGCAGTTGTCTTCGGTCTGTTTGGTGAGGAGGATTTGGCAAAAGACATAGGAATTCCTTTTCAGAAACGCCAAGAGTTTTCTGGAATCACATTAGCGCAAAATCTCTCTAGTGAAGTTGAAGTGGATTCCGTGATCGACAAAGTAAGAAAGTTAGGTGCAAAAATTCTCAAAGAACCGCAGAAAGTTTTTTGGGGTGGTTATAGTGCATATTTTCAGGATCCAGATGGCCATATATTTGAAGTGGCATACAATCCCTTTTTCCCGTTAAATCAAAAAGGCGAAATCGTTCTCAATAAATAA
- a CDS encoding 7TM diverse intracellular signaling domain-containing protein translates to MKQTFTFILLCLFHSNLFATSKHCPNTNPVPLSVTNGKTYDLSGHLVYFTSSPSISTVEEVSKQFQTSALQKSNGVIPNFGNTDKQYWFCFVIHNDENQYKRIITYIKYPLLDDVKFFALRESGDISRNQQGRQFPFENRDRDYRGFSFAADLLPSETVTYFVGVKTDSSMSVPLMVAEEKNFYTFVSFDTLLQGIFFGIVGVMSIYNLFVYFMVRDKAYIFYVLYLLISAILFQFSLQGLLPVLFFPNSPQLVYNSHNLLYFLFLFTCFPMSITFMNLKENAPLIYKWFLGLTIIPIISICLLPFLPYRLMNQAGDIFSFLLAFFALFVSYYIAFIKKYPPARFYFSGYLMVIVGGLATVLRYMGFFPVNAFTENSFQVGMAIEVLLMAFGLGDRISVVRKEKDKIQLKAEINKQKLIAYGKELKLAQKLQESTLPQVLPKLPGLIIKTGYFPASLVGGDFYDLTVYGKNQICGLIADVTGHGVPAAIEAAMLKIAYMQTLAFANKPGKVLESINLSLAGNYKNQFLTASAIFIDLELKQLKVANAGHPALYKFNENSTTIEVIRPKGKLIGYSKEVLYHEEIHKLSAGDKILLFTDGIWDLWENGDSGEEELLNWLLVRKAESVESLYGGIDGHIRLRNKEGPADDDITLILFEIT, encoded by the coding sequence ATGAAACAGACCTTCACCTTCATTCTGTTATGTCTCTTTCATTCAAACCTATTTGCAACATCAAAACACTGTCCAAATACAAACCCAGTCCCCCTATCTGTAACAAATGGAAAAACTTATGACCTATCTGGGCATCTCGTTTATTTCACTTCATCCCCATCCATTTCCACGGTAGAAGAAGTATCTAAACAATTTCAAACATCAGCTTTACAAAAATCCAACGGGGTCATTCCTAATTTCGGAAATACCGACAAACAATATTGGTTTTGTTTTGTCATACATAATGATGAGAACCAATACAAACGAATCATTACTTATATCAAATATCCTTTATTAGATGATGTTAAGTTTTTCGCCTTACGAGAATCAGGTGATATTTCAAGAAACCAACAAGGCCGTCAGTTTCCCTTTGAGAACAGGGATCGGGACTATCGTGGATTTAGTTTTGCAGCCGATTTGTTACCGAGTGAAACAGTAACCTACTTTGTAGGTGTAAAAACAGATAGTTCTATGTCGGTTCCGCTTATGGTGGCGGAAGAAAAGAATTTTTATACTTTTGTATCTTTCGATACTCTCCTACAGGGAATTTTTTTCGGCATTGTGGGAGTGATGAGCATTTACAATCTTTTTGTCTACTTTATGGTCCGAGACAAAGCATATATTTTTTATGTTTTATATTTATTGATTTCAGCAATTTTGTTTCAGTTTTCTCTACAAGGCTTACTTCCAGTTTTATTTTTCCCAAATTCTCCACAGCTTGTTTACAATTCACATAACCTACTTTACTTTCTGTTTTTATTCACTTGTTTTCCGATGAGTATTACCTTTATGAATCTAAAGGAAAATGCTCCCCTAATATATAAGTGGTTTTTGGGCCTTACCATCATTCCCATCATTAGTATTTGCCTTCTTCCCTTTTTACCATACCGGCTTATGAACCAAGCTGGTGATATTTTTTCATTTTTACTAGCTTTCTTTGCTTTGTTTGTTTCCTATTACATTGCCTTCATAAAAAAATATCCGCCAGCACGTTTCTATTTTTCTGGTTATTTGATGGTGATTGTAGGTGGGCTTGCCACCGTTCTCAGATATATGGGATTTTTTCCGGTGAATGCCTTCACCGAAAATTCATTCCAAGTAGGAATGGCGATCGAAGTTTTGCTTATGGCCTTTGGTCTAGGAGATAGGATATCCGTTGTCCGAAAAGAAAAAGACAAAATTCAACTCAAAGCAGAAATCAACAAACAAAAGTTAATCGCATATGGCAAAGAGTTAAAACTAGCCCAAAAACTTCAAGAATCCACTCTCCCCCAAGTCCTTCCAAAACTTCCCGGACTTATCATCAAAACTGGATACTTTCCGGCTTCTTTAGTCGGGGGAGATTTTTACGATCTCACTGTTTATGGCAAAAACCAAATCTGTGGACTCATTGCCGATGTGACCGGACATGGTGTACCGGCAGCCATTGAAGCGGCCATGTTAAAAATTGCTTACATGCAAACACTTGCTTTTGCCAACAAACCAGGGAAGGTTTTAGAAAGTATCAACCTTTCCCTTGCTGGAAATTATAAAAATCAATTTTTGACCGCAAGTGCCATCTTTATCGATTTGGAGCTAAAACAATTAAAAGTGGCAAACGCAGGTCACCCCGCCTTATACAAGTTCAACGAAAATTCCACCACAATCGAAGTGATCCGACCCAAAGGCAAACTCATTGGTTACTCCAAAGAAGTGTTATACCATGAAGAAATTCACAAACTATCTGCTGGTGATAAAATTTTGCTATTTACTGATGGAATTTGGGATTTGTGGGAAAATGGAGATTCAGGGGAAGAAGAGTTACTGAACTGGTTACTCGTCAGAAAAGCAGAGTCGGTGGAATCTTTGTATGGTGGGATTGATGGACACATTCGCCTACGGAACAAAGAAGGTCCCGCAGACGATGATATAACATTGATTCTATTTGAAATTACATAA